The Silene latifolia isolate original U9 population chromosome Y, ASM4854445v1, whole genome shotgun sequence sequence TATTAGCATCAATGGAAAAGAGGGCAGCTTTGATCTCAGAAGGGGTAACAGGCTCAAGGAGTTGGCAGCTTTCAGAAGGACTAAGAATGTGCCCATTCTGCATGATAGTAGGGTCAAACTCAGTCACAGCCTCCGTAGATCCCAAAAGGCTAATATAGTAGTCAAGAAAAGCTTTAGAAATATCCTGAGAATTAGTGCAAACACTCCCATGTTGATCCACGACTCGCCTAATATTAGCAGAATTTCTTCTGGCAGCCACCTTAGAGGAGAAGTAAGCAGTACTAGCATCACCCATTCGAATGTCAAAGTCCTTGGCTCTTTGAAAAGCTATGCTCAACTCAATTTGTCGAAGATGGCAATAATCTTTGCTGAGATGTTCCTCTTTCAGGCTCAGGTCTCTATTATGAGGGTCCAGTTGGAGTTGTTCCTGGCAATGTTGGAGCTGCTGCTGCAAGTTCAGAACTTTAGTAGAGATGTTCATGTATTGCCCTCTATGCATCTGTTTAAAACCCACTTTCAAGTTCTTAAGGTGTTGCACCAGAGAGTACATGGCACAACCCTTAATCCTGGTCACCCATTCAGTACCAACGAGATCCTTAAATTTTTGTCCTTCCCCCAGCAATTAAGGTATTTGAAGGAGTACTTTCTAGCAGGTTCATTAGCCATAAGAGATACAACCAAAGGCGAGTGATCAGAAATTCCAGCAGTGAAAGCCTCAAAGATAACAACTGGGAAAGCCAAGAACAAAGTGAGCATTAACCAAGACCCTATCCAATTTCACCCGTTTTCTCTCATCATGATCCTGTTTGTTAGTCCAGGTAAAACAACACCCCTGAGTGCGAAGCTCAGCAAGCCCAGAGTTAGCAACAACTACATTAAAGTCATTCATAGCTGCAATATTGGGAGGGTCAGAGCTGATCCTTTCCTCAACAGTACGAAAACAGTTGACATCACCAAGCACAATCTAAGGGGAAGCACAACCAGCTTTACTAAccaaaaaatcccaaagtagTAGCCTTTGTGAAGGGTGATTAAAGCCATACACAAATGTAGTTTCCAAAATATGAGCCCCCTGGGTAATCAAAAGATAAATCCATTGACTACTGGTATTTTGGACCTGGACATTGAGAGAGGAGTCTTTCCACATAACCCAGATCCTATCATTAAGATGAGAAGAATAATTGTCCAAAATAAAGAAATGCTTAAACTTCCTCCTTTGAATGGAGAGAGCATTTTTATTCCTTACTCTAGTTTCTACAATACCCAAAATATCTAAATGATTTTTATTGAAAACAGTAATAACCTCTGATTGCTTTAAAAGCTTATTCATGCCTCGAATATTCCAGACACCAATCTTCATGGAGAGTGAAGAGGGGGTGGATCTTCAGTCTCACTAACCTCCTGCTCAGCCCAGGTAACCCTCTTTTGAATACTAAGTCTTTGAACCACAAAACCTTTTTTCACACCACTGATAAGAATAGTAGTAGCCTCTTCATGTTCAAAATCCTCCAAGACACCAAACTGTTTTAGTGAGACAGGTATTGGGGATTGAGGCTGCTGCTCAGTCACCACCTGACCACTAAGGTCCAGCTCCTGGCTAGTGGTCCATGAGCTATTGGGCAGAGCCGAGGCTGGGCATGGAGTCCCTGACTCACCATGCTCCGGATGCACCAAGGAAACCCTCTCACTAGCCAGCAAGGTAACAGGGTCAGAGACCACTGGTTCAGGCTGACAACCCCCACCTGAATCAGTAGTCAGTGCCTTGTCACCAAGGGTATCATCCACCACAGTCTCAGGAACAAAGTTAGTCTCACTCAATTTTTTGCCATCTTGAGTATCAGACTTAGGAGTGGCCTTAGTGTGCTGCTTGAGTTGCTTACAAACCCTCTTTTCATGTCCAAGTTTTTTACAATGAGTACAATAATATGGGAGCCATTCATATTCCACATCCTGGATAATTTGTCCCATGAAGGGAGAGTTGATGACAACATTATCAGGAAGTGGCTCAGAGAGTTCCACTTCCACCATAACACGGTCAAAAGAGAGTCTCTCCTTGTTGGTGGTAACAGGATCGGCATAGAGTGGGGAACCAATTTTGCTAGCAATCCTGCTAAGAGCAGATGATGACCAAAGGTGGGGGTCTAAGTTATGAAAGAGAACCCACACAGGCACCTTTGAGATATTGTGGAGCTGAGTAGGGAATGCAGGAGTCCATTGCTTAAGAAGCAAGGAGTGCCCATTCAGATTCCATGGAGGACCCCGTAAGATAGTGTTCATGTCTTCAACAGTAGAGAACCTGAAATAGAACCAGCCTTTCTTGAAGTAAAGAACAGAAGGCTTAGAGACATGGTTCCAGTGCTTGGTAACAAAATCCTTAACCTGAATGATAGATGGCTTGCCCCTAGAAATTGACCCTCTAACGTGTTCTGCCAGTAGTCAAGTTCACTCTGAACATCATCTACCTCGATAACAACCTCCCCTGATCGATTAGAGTCACGAATACTTCTCAATTCCATACCCACTGCAGAATTAGTAACCTTGTCAACCCCTAAAACCTTTATAGCAACTGTCGCTGTCACACTGCGGCAGCAGAAGATTTAAGATGATGCTTGATTTTCGAGCACCATCGTCGCCTTCTCAGGTTGCGCAGGAACAATTGGAACCGGCGAATTTGTCGAGCTAACCCCCAAACCTAGGGTTTCAGAAACAAGCGGACTTTTCCCTGGAACAGACGAACCAGGGGTAGCTGGTCAAGTTTTACGCCCAGCAGCAGATTTATCAAAAGCAGTAGAGATAAGACGATTAACAGAATTAGGGTTACCTATCGGGGTAGTAAGAACAGGTTCCTCCCCAGATCGGCCCCGTCGCGGTTGCAGGACAGTAACAGCAAGCTTTTGAGGTCGTCCCATTGGTTGGAGAAGAAGGGATTAGTCGGAGATCATCGAATCGCCTGATAATCGCCTTTTTCCTAGAGAGAGACCCTCTCCTAACCaaccctattattattattattattattattattattattattattattattattattattattattactactattattattattattattattattattattactattactattattactattacttttattattagtactattactattattattactattactattattagtactattattattactattattattattattagtactattattattactattagtactattattactattattactattactattattattactattagtactattactattactattattattattagggtaaattgataacttatacctactATAACCTGctttttcaaattttatacctaaaataattttctttcaaaactcaTACCAAAAATACTTATTTCTTTGAACCTTGATACCTAATCTGTGAAAGTGACCAATTTACCCTTACTATAAACCATCATCACCTATTTCCAACCTTATTAATCCCTTTCCCCACCAAAGCTATCCCATATCAACCTCAAACTGTCTCCTCTCCACTAGTGCCGCGGCCTCTATAACCACCAAACTGCCGCCCACCAAAAAACTGACCTTACAATATTCGCCGGTCGAACCTACTGCCTTGCCATGTCAACAACCCTAGCACTCACCTAGACCATACATACCAGTAGCTTATAGCACCACTACTGTTGAACATCTCCTCAATTCATAATTCTCCTTCACCGCAttcaatttttgtaattttatcaaaGTCGATATTTGTTTTTCTCTCTCCGCTCCAAAAGACACTACTTCTATTCCAATCACTAATTCACCTTCACCCCAATCAGTTTCTCATTCAAAGACAATTACAATTATGTATCTGTAGACCAAGTGGAGATATTTATTCGTTTTATATGAAATCGAGATGTGTAAATTTTGTAATCATTATATTGTAACTTTAATCACCCCCCTCTTCAAAAATTTCCCCGGGTTTAATTTAGTTGGTTTCGTAAAGTGTGGTTTAGGGTGATATGGCTGATGGCGGTTCTAGTTGACGGAGCTGGTGATTGTTAGTGGTGGTGTTATGGTAAATGGAAGATGGTTTGGTTTTAGTGGTTGTGGAGTTGTGATAAGAGGGTGAATATAGTGGTGTTTGATGTTCACGGTGATATAAAGGTGGTGATGCAGTGATGTCGGAATTGGTAGTGGTGTTGTTAGGAGAGAAGGTCGTTCAAGGTGGATGTGGTCTATTCTGGTGGGAAAGGAGACCATTGTGGGTAAGGATGGGTAGTGATAGGCTAATAGTAGGGGTAAAAGGGTCAATTTTAGAGATTTTGTATCAAGCACAAAAAAATAGAGTTTTTTGGTATAAGTTTTAAAGAAAAATTATTCTAGGTGTAAGATTTGAAAAAGTATGTTATACTAGGTATAaattatcaatttacccttattattattattattattattattattattattattattattattattattattattattattattattattattattattattattattcttattcttattcttattcttattattactattattgttattattattattattagtattattattattattattattattatttgttattattattattagcatcAGCACACTTATTATTATTGTCAttgttattcttattcttattcttattcttattcttattcttcttattattattataattataattattttttcaaatataaaaaccgcaaacttttattaatcaatcaaaagtattattattgttatttgttattattattattattattattattattattatttgttattgttattattattattattattattattattatcattattattattatcaatattattatcattattattattattattattattattattattattatttttttttttttacaataaatgcaatatacttattattattagCACCAGCacacttattattattgttattgttattattattcttattcttcttcttcttcttattattattattattattattattattattataattatttttttaatataaaaaccgtaaacttttattaatcaatcaaaagtattattattattattattattattattattattattattattatcattattattattattattattattattattattttttttttttaatttttttaattttataaaaggatgcacgcagctttcattaaataaaaaacaaaagtttacatgaaattgatggggagccgagaaacaagctgggctcccacactcttagcaacagcaaatctaagtctagtaaaaatgtaagcggccacccgagcccccgcatcctgagataccgagaatttctggatccgtttgagcaaggcaacaacatccgaacccagctccccaagagaTGAGAAAGAGAATGGAAGGAAACCATATCCtactgccgcgcacaaatccccgtacttagcacacttacgccgagcagcatcagcaacaacccggccaggcacaaaatccgtcatcccagtctgagtcaaaggagaagaccctgtcaagtcaacgcacacatcacgccccctgtcccaagaataaagcagcaaattcgcaggacgaagagaaccactatgcccgtcaaccaaaccgatatcaacctcctttcccgcagaaataccagattatagcagatgtcgaaaagagtgtcacggacgaggttatgccgatgtttaacgcccatagtaccagtacaagaaacagcgtggtccctcaaaacatcatcagcaaaaacccgagagcaagcaggacatgacctagataccgtgaataacgtaACACCCAGACGGTAACCAAGCACACTATGGTAATTTCTCCCGTgtatagtctgacccaaccccgagataggaaccgcacgcaaccaatcagaggagtgggaaccctgctgagactgccacaaagcaagctggcgtggtgtcaaagagaaaacagactctgaggcagcaacaaccgtcgtgaaataaatgtcatcCAATTttttcataagtttgggggcagcaatttcacttttgttggagcttgtgtcctccacaaattagtgtgataacatttgtaaatctcttacaggttcataagggtatacttcgtatatttaatcagttgattaacgtttacctaataacggttggcttgctagaaagtttgacgttattatcatacagatggcggtgatcaacttgtccctaaaggtcacacatataggatgtgtttgagaaatgtggttatagaaatataatcacattgatgcccaatatgactaaaaagttagtcaatgtgttgatgagataattatttaatgaaaattaaataatattagttgagacgaattaacagtcaattcgtaaattaaatataataagttatatttaattaaatgtatataatgttagcttgaacgaattaatctgttaattcgtaattaaatataatcagttatatttaatatcaacaagatgaatgtgtcatagtggtaatagtaagggtacacaaaccaagaggtctggggttcgatcctcactagatgacaattcaacacatattatatattttttggaaagaccaaaaataaggaggagatactcctta is a genomic window containing:
- the LOC141630933 gene encoding uncharacterized protein LOC141630933, whose protein sequence is MGRPQKLAVTVLQPRRGRSGEEPVLTTPIGKSPLVSETLGLGVSSTNSPVPIVPAQPEKATMVLGVDKVTNSAVGMELRSIRDSNRSGEVVIEVDDVQSELDYWQNTLEGQFLGASHLSFRFSTVEDMNTILRGPPWNLNGHSLLLKQWTPAFPTQLHNISKVPVWVLFHNLDPHLWSSSALSRIASKIGSPLYADPVTTNKERLSFDRVMVEVELSEPLPDNVVINSPFMGQIIQDVEYEWLPYYCTHCKKLGHEKRVCKQLKQHTKATPKSDTQDGKKLSETNFVPETVVDDTLGDKALTTDSGGGCQPEPVVSDPVTLLASERVSLVHPEHGESGTPCPASALPNSSWTTSQELDLSGQVVTEQQPQSPIPVSLKQFGVLEDFEHEEATTILISGVKKGFVVQRLSIQKRVTWAEQEIVLGDVNCFRTVEERISSDPPNIAAMNDFNVVVANSGLAELRTQGFVIFEAFTAGISDHSPLVVSLMANEPARKIKGCAMYSLVQHLKNLKVGFKQMHRGQYMNISTKVLNLQQQLQHCQEQLQLDPHNRDLSLKEEHLSKDYCHLRQIELSIAFQRAKDFDIRMGDASTAYFSSKVAARRNSANIRRVVDQHGSVCTNSQDISKAFLDYYISLLGSTEAVTEFDPTIMQNGHILSPSESCQLLEPVTPSEIKAALFSIDANKSPGPDGYTSGFFKDAWDTIKDSFIAAISDFFKTGKLLKEINSTLITLIPKSVSPTTVLEYMPISCCTIIYKTISKILTSRLHKVMPLIVGMEQAAFVAERSIFDNTMLANELFGIPKVFCDWIITLVTSSRFSLKINGSSEGYFEGKRGLRQGDPLSPLLFVLCMDVLSRIFRGLKKASQFSFHPKCVQIDLIHLIFADDLLVFVRGDLPSLQTVKHCLHLFSCYSRLVPNPSKTNVYFAGVRSDVKALILRDTGYVEDHFPFKYLGIPLHSSRLTRDLLQPLLARIRTKLGHWESLHLTYAGKVTLINSVIFGIEAFWCASLLLPKGVIKELESECRKFLWGTTGNKRFIFFSWEKVCRARKHGGLGIREVLSWNKALLLHMFWKLCHKPTSIWMQWSHHYIFKKSSCWELSSEDCLSSIWTQILRIRDDFIQLMGSREAAQRCFQHWVTRPKFLVLEAYSVFRGEQLEPKWMRPIMDSIVIPRHALTATLAAQNGLATVDNLCTRGLIMVNRCVLCCGSGEDAQHLFFACPFSKNIMQQILVWQGVYRRVLSLKHELYKLATCRGTTWRRKIAYCATAATIHHVWQERNMRIFHGVCLTADRILARIKYEVCVRVYAWQSGIDFAQIPGLPLA